The following coding sequences lie in one Hippopotamus amphibius kiboko isolate mHipAmp2 chromosome 17, mHipAmp2.hap2, whole genome shotgun sequence genomic window:
- the SKA2 gene encoding spindle and kinetochore-associated protein 2, translating to MASKVERLLESPETLGGGGWTRLELPPPAPKGVAAAWALNRRGGKGSRKLTLIWITFSTGWNMKSRLIILIQQARTTNQFWSSGTT from the exons ATGGCCTCCAAGGTGGAACGCCTTTTGGAGTCGCCGGAAACCCTGGGCGGAGGAGGCTGGACTAGACTCGAGCTCCCTCCTCCTGCACCAAAGGGAGTCGCCGCCGCCTGGGCTCTTAACCGCCGCGGGGGGAAGGG TTCCAGAAAGCTGACTCTGATCTGGATTACATTCAGTACAGGCTGGAATATGAAATCAAGACTAATTATCCTGATTCAGCAGGCAAG AACAACCAACCAATTCTGGTCCAGTGGTACCACCTAA